In the Theobroma cacao cultivar B97-61/B2 chromosome 1, Criollo_cocoa_genome_V2, whole genome shotgun sequence genome, one interval contains:
- the LOC18612446 gene encoding uncharacterized protein LOC18612446, which translates to MSKENPPEPLDFFIWTVEDVGMWLEEINLGSYRQIFKENGVNGEYLEGMSMFTTEQILRFIRRCHMKWGDFITLCKELRRIKVACLKGEQKVRRPWWAPSCLSVVFVKVAKRNRQSRVVSLKLEP; encoded by the exons ATGAGCAAAGAAAACCCGCCTGAGCCACTCGATTTCTTCATATGGACTGTTgag GATGTTGGTATGTGGTTGGAAGAGATAAATCTAGGTAGCTACCGCCagattttcaaagaaaatggTGTCAATGGGGAATACCTAGAAGGCATGTCCATGTTCACAACTGAACAAATTCTTCGGTTTATAAGGCGATGCCATATGAAGTGGGGAGACTTCATCACACTATGCAAGGAACTCAGACGAATTAAag TGGCTTGCCTAAAAGGAGAGCAAAAAGTTCGCAGGCCATGGTGGGCTCCTTCTTGCCTTTCAGTAGTCTTTGTCAAGGTGGCAAAGCGCAACAGACAGTCACGTGTTGTTTCGTTGAAGCTGGAACCATGA